In Carassius carassius chromosome 5, fCarCar2.1, whole genome shotgun sequence, one genomic interval encodes:
- the prdm12b gene encoding PR domain zinc finger protein 12b, with translation MGSVLPADALVLKAGFKQQTLALSDIITSDILHSFLYGRWRNVLGEHLFEEKTSTVSPKTAFTAEVLAQSFSGEVQKLSSLVLPSEVIIAQSSIPGEGLGIFSKTWIKAGTEMGPFTGRVISPEHVDLFKNNNLMWEVFNEDGTVRYFIDASQEDHRSWMTYIKCARNEQEQNLEVVQIGSSIFYKAVETIPPDQELLVWYGNSQNTFLGIPGVPGIEEEQQKIKKSDDFHLCDTSSTTLLSTASRMRCVICHRGFNSRSNLRSHMRIHTLDKPFVCRFCNRRFSQSSTLRNHVRLHTGERPYKCHVCQSAYSQLAGLRAHQKSARHRPANTGSVVGLQAHSPPPPPPQLAQVPHPASLVHHIPTMVL, from the exons ATGGGTTCAGTGTTGCCTGCAGATGCTCTGGTTCTGAAGGCTGGATTTAAGCAGCAAACTCTGGCCCTGTCCGACATCATCACATCAGACATCCTGCACAGTTTCCTGTACGGCCGCTGGAGGAACGTCCTGGGCGAACACCTGTTCGAGGAGAAGACCAGCACTGTCAGCCCCAAAACTGCCTTCACCGCCGAGGTCCTGGCGCAGTCGTTCTCCGGAG AGGTCCAGAAACTCTCCAGTTTAGTGCTGCCAAGTGAAGTCATCATTGCGCAGAGCTCAATCCCTGGAGAAGGACTTGGCATCTTCTCCAAGACCTGGATAAAAGCTGGAACCGAGATGGGTCCCTTCACAGGCAGGGTTATTTCACCCGAGCATGTGGATCTCTTCAAGAACAACAATCTCATGTGGGAG GTTTTCAATGAAGATGGCACGGTGCGCTATTTCATCGATGCCAGCCAAGAGGATCATCGCAGCTGGATGACTTACATCAAATGCGCGCGCAACGAGCAAGAACAGAACCTGGAGGTCGTGCAGATCGGAAGCAGTATATTTTACAAAGCAGTAGAG ACAATACCTCCAGATCAAGAACTGCTTGTGTGGTATGGAAATTCCCAAAACACTTTCCTGGGTATCCCTGGAGTCCCTGGCATAGAGGAGGAACAACAGAAGATTAAAAAAAGTG ATGATTTCCACCTGTGCGACACCTCCTCCACTACGTTGCTTTCCACTGCCAGCCGCATGCGCTGCGTCATCTGCCACCGCGGCTTCAACTCCCGCAGTAACCTGCGCTCTCACATGCGCATACACACTCTGGACAAGCCCTTCGTCTGCCGTTTCTGCAACCGCCGCTTCAGCCAGTCCTCCACCCTCCGTAACCACGTGCGCCTCCACACGGGTGAGCGCCCCTACAAGTGCCATGTCTGCCAGAGCGCATACTCCCAGTTGGCAGGACTGCGGGCGCACCAGAAAAGTGCCAGGCACCGGCCGGCCAACACAGGGTCTGTAGTGGGGCTGCAGGCCCACTCACCCCCTCCTCCACCCCCTCAACTGGCACAGGTTCCTCACCCGGCCTCCCTGGTGCATCACATACCCACCATGGTGCTATGA